In Dehalococcoidia bacterium, a genomic segment contains:
- a CDS encoding CoA transferase — translation MRERQTLLPVSFGPLQGVRILSTGTWIAQPFAATLAAEMGAEVVQIERPGEGDEACRVQPDGLLLPTRQGGRVGCIFLQDRRCVFYVTLNFAHPKGRDLFLRLVPHFDIWMESSRPGTYAKYGLDDATVLRQNPRLVIVHVSGFGQNGHPDYIGRPSYDLIGQAFGGLMHLTGPPPPEPPTRAAPWTGDYITALFALWSALAGYIYARRTGVGQSIDLAQYEAVHRCLAGTMVAYFQGGGIRQRRGNRAGELQPYDAFHAADGMVVIAVANYSLFTKLCRVIGLHKDEQWMRTAHHHPDSEIGMEFDAHLRAWVIQRPALEVERILNAQGIPCCRIMNAQDMAEDPHYQARGVHITWEDLQVGPIRGIGVVPHFSKTPGRVWRGTAPTGYDNTTVYGRLLGLSPQDIEALQKEGVV, via the coding sequence ATGAGGGAACGCCAAACCCTTCTGCCGGTGTCGTTCGGACCTTTGCAGGGAGTGCGCATCCTGTCCACGGGCACCTGGATCGCCCAACCCTTCGCCGCTACCCTTGCAGCCGAAATGGGGGCAGAGGTGGTGCAGATTGAACGCCCCGGAGAAGGGGATGAGGCGTGTCGCGTCCAGCCCGACGGGCTCCTGCTCCCCACACGCCAAGGGGGACGAGTGGGGTGCATCTTCTTGCAGGACCGGCGGTGCGTCTTCTACGTCACCCTCAACTTCGCCCACCCCAAAGGGCGCGACCTCTTCCTACGCCTGGTGCCCCATTTTGACATCTGGATGGAGAGTTCCCGCCCCGGCACTTACGCTAAATACGGGTTAGATGATGCCACAGTTTTGCGCCAGAACCCCCGTTTAGTCATTGTCCATGTGTCTGGCTTTGGGCAGAACGGGCATCCGGACTATATTGGACGCCCTTCATATGACCTCATCGGGCAGGCCTTCGGAGGGCTGATGCACCTGACCGGCCCCCCACCTCCGGAACCCCCCACGCGTGCTGCTCCGTGGACCGGAGACTATATCACCGCCCTCTTCGCCTTGTGGTCGGCCCTGGCGGGCTATATTTATGCCCGACGCACAGGGGTAGGGCAATCCATTGACCTAGCTCAATATGAAGCCGTCCACCGTTGCCTGGCGGGCACGATGGTGGCCTACTTTCAGGGGGGTGGCATCCGCCAGCGCAGGGGCAACCGCGCCGGAGAACTGCAGCCCTACGACGCTTTCCACGCTGCCGATGGGATGGTCGTCATTGCCGTGGCCAACTACTCCCTTTTCACCAAACTGTGCCGTGTGATAGGGCTACACAAGGATGAGCAATGGATGCGCACCGCCCATCATCACCCCGACTCGGAAATAGGGATGGAGTTCGATGCTCACCTGCGCGCATGGGTGATTCAGCGCCCGGCCCTGGAGGTGGAACGCATCCTCAACGCCCAGGGCATCCCCTGCTGCCGGATTATGAACGCCCAGGATATGGCCGAGGACCCCCACTACCAAGCCCGGGGCGTGCACATAACCTGGGAGGACCTGCAGGTGGGGCCAATTCGGGGCATTGGGGTGGTGCCCCACTTTAGCAAGACACCGGGGAGAGTGTGGAGGGGCACCGCACCCACGGGCTACGACAACACTACTGTCTACGGGAGGTTGCTAGGCCTTTCGCCCCAAGACATCGAGGCGCTCCAGAAGGAAGGGGTAGTGTAA
- the fabF gene encoding beta-ketoacyl-ACP synthase II yields the protein MERVRVVVTGMGVISPLGLSVEATWQALLAGKSGVARITAFDPTPFDTQIAAEVKGFAPENYMDRKEARRTDRFAQFAIAAAQEALRQAGLDGRLAHPERCATIIGTGVGGILTLSQQFAVLHEKGPQRVSPFLVPMMLTDMAAGQVSIAFGLKGPNFGIVSACASGSDAIGQAYELIRRGEVDLALAGGAEAPICPIAIAGFNACQALSRRNHEPERASRPFDAQRDGFVIGEGAAILVLERLEHALARGARPLGELVGYAATADAYHITQPSPGGEGGARAMALALRRAGLQPQDVDYINAHGTSTPLNDKYETQAIKTVFGEEAYRIPISSTKSMTGHLLGAAGALEAVITVMSILRGAIPPTINLDTPDPECDLDYTPWTPRRGRVRVAMSNAFGFGGHNSTLIFRQWEP from the coding sequence GTGGAGCGTGTGCGCGTCGTTGTAACGGGAATGGGGGTGATTTCCCCGCTAGGCCTATCAGTGGAGGCTACCTGGCAAGCCCTCTTGGCGGGAAAGTCAGGGGTGGCCCGCATCACGGCCTTTGATCCTACCCCGTTTGACACCCAGATCGCCGCCGAGGTCAAAGGCTTTGCACCGGAAAACTACATGGATCGGAAGGAGGCCCGCCGCACCGACCGCTTTGCCCAGTTCGCAATCGCCGCCGCCCAGGAGGCCCTGCGCCAAGCCGGACTGGATGGGCGTCTGGCGCATCCCGAGCGATGCGCCACCATCATTGGCACGGGAGTGGGCGGCATCCTCACCCTCTCCCAGCAGTTCGCTGTCCTCCACGAGAAAGGGCCGCAGCGGGTCAGCCCTTTCCTTGTTCCTATGATGCTCACCGATATGGCTGCCGGCCAAGTCTCCATCGCCTTTGGGCTAAAAGGCCCCAACTTCGGCATCGTCTCCGCTTGTGCCAGCGGGTCAGACGCCATCGGGCAGGCCTACGAACTCATCCGTCGCGGCGAAGTGGATCTGGCCCTTGCAGGTGGGGCCGAGGCGCCCATCTGCCCCATCGCCATCGCCGGATTTAATGCGTGCCAGGCCCTCTCCCGCCGCAACCATGAGCCCGAACGGGCCTCCCGCCCCTTTGATGCCCAGAGGGACGGCTTTGTTATCGGGGAGGGGGCGGCCATCCTGGTTCTGGAGCGTTTGGAGCATGCTTTGGCGCGCGGCGCCCGGCCCTTAGGAGAACTGGTCGGCTATGCCGCCACCGCCGATGCCTACCACATCACCCAGCCCTCCCCGGGCGGCGAAGGCGGGGCAAGGGCTATGGCCCTGGCGTTGCGGCGGGCTGGCCTGCAACCGCAGGATGTGGACTACATCAACGCCCACGGCACTTCTACGCCCCTCAACGACAAATACGAGACCCAGGCCATCAAGACCGTGTTCGGCGAAGAGGCCTATCGCATTCCCATCAGCTCCACCAAGTCCATGACGGGGCATCTGTTGGGAGCGGCGGGGGCATTGGAGGCGGTGATCACGGTCATGAGCATCTTGCGGGGGGCCATCCCGCCTACCATCAACCTGGATACACCAGACCCGGAGTGCGACTTAGACTATACCCCCTGGACGCCCCGACGGGGACGCGTGCGCGTGGCCATGAGTAACGCCTTCGGCTTCGGGGGGCATAACTCAACCCTCATCTTTCGCCAATGGGAGCCGTGA
- a CDS encoding DUF4286 family protein — MEGRYPAGIRFVTANCTDPLKEEEFNRWYDSVHLADMLATRLVTHPTRYRNADPLQRDARYLAIYEVEQENLLEKIPHEIMERFTPQWIAQGRMHPALQVVARWMWRRIGPSFTTAKTGRAPITGLYAVQSHCANSAQEREFNEWYNTIHVPDILSTGLFHTAYRFEAVLPQPGQDRYLALYETDAPDPLLAVREMAEMHRPRWIAGGRFSPLLQVTWRGVYQRIPPPGK; from the coding sequence ATGGAGGGACGCTATCCTGCGGGCATCCGCTTTGTAACCGCCAACTGCACCGATCCCCTCAAGGAGGAGGAGTTCAACCGCTGGTATGACAGCGTTCATCTGGCGGATATGCTGGCTACCCGCCTGGTTACCCACCCCACCCGCTATCGCAATGCCGACCCTCTTCAGCGCGACGCCCGCTACCTGGCCATCTACGAGGTGGAGCAAGAGAACCTGTTAGAGAAAATTCCCCACGAGATTATGGAGCGGTTCACCCCCCAGTGGATAGCTCAGGGGCGCATGCACCCCGCTCTCCAGGTGGTGGCCCGTTGGATGTGGAGACGCATTGGCCCCTCCTTCACCACCGCCAAGACAGGCCGCGCTCCGATAACGGGCCTCTACGCTGTCCAGAGCCACTGCGCCAACTCCGCCCAAGAGCGGGAGTTCAACGAGTGGTATAACACCATCCATGTGCCAGATATCCTGTCCACGGGGCTGTTTCACACCGCCTACCGCTTTGAAGCCGTTCTCCCCCAGCCTGGGCAGGACCGCTATCTGGCCCTTTACGAGACCGATGCACCAGACCCCCTCTTGGCCGTGCGCGAAATGGCGGAAATGCATCGGCCCCGTTGGATAGCTGGGGGGCGATTTAGTCCCCTTTTGCAAGTCACCTGGCGGGGGGTGTATCAGCGTATTCCTCCCCCCGGTAAATAG
- the ilvN gene encoding acetolactate synthase small subunit, which translates to MSPSDGSSPTYHTIVALVRDQPGVLSRVSGVIRRRNFNIASLSVGHSEQEGLSRMTFVVYGDDEVAEQVTKQLRKLVDVVKVSDITRENIVARELALIKVRATPQTRSEIIQLVDIFRANIVDVAPESLIIEVTGDEDKIESLIRLLRSFGIREVMRSGRLAMMRGMPAEAEGGARERGESA; encoded by the coding sequence ATGAGCCCTTCTGACGGCTCCTCTCCCACCTATCACACCATTGTCGCCCTGGTGCGCGACCAGCCAGGGGTTTTGAGCCGTGTGTCGGGTGTTATTCGGCGGCGGAACTTCAACATCGCCTCCCTGTCGGTGGGTCATTCGGAGCAGGAGGGCCTCTCCCGCATGACCTTCGTGGTCTATGGGGACGATGAGGTCGCCGAGCAAGTTACCAAGCAACTGCGCAAACTGGTGGATGTGGTAAAGGTCTCGGACATCACGCGCGAGAACATCGTGGCGCGGGAGCTGGCCCTCATCAAGGTGCGAGCCACCCCCCAAACCCGCAGTGAGATCATTCAGCTGGTGGACATCTTCCGTGCGAATATCGTGGATGTGGCACCCGAGTCCCTCATAATAGAGGTCACGGGGGACGAGGACAAGATTGAGTCCCTTATCCGTCTTCTGCGCTCCTTCGGCATCCGCGAGGTCATGCGCAGCGGCCGTCTGGCCATGATGCGGGGAATGCCCGCAGAGGCGGAGGGAGGGGCGCGAGAGCGGGGTGAAAGTGCCTGA
- the ilvB gene encoding biosynthetic-type acetolactate synthase large subunit, translated as MKKSGAQLVCEALLREGVEVVFGIPGGAILPLYQTLPQYPHLRHILTRHEEGAAMAADGYARVTGKVGVCWATSGPGATDLITGIANAMMDSVPVVAITGQVSRKAIGTDAFQETDIIGICLPITKHSYQVWRAADLPRVVKEAFVIASTGRPGPVLIDIPKDVFTEQAEAEFPETVEIPGHRPVLEGHPAQLRRAVRLIQEARRPLILAGHGVLISRAWDELRAFAEKTGIPVITTLLGISAFPADHVLYVGMPGMHGAAYASLAIDEADLLIALGMRFDDRVTGNLEAFARGAKVIHVDIDPAEIGKNRKADVPIVGDVRHVLRQLLPIVPHSSYPQWLARIEQLKREHPLRVPDSKGLLPQEIIEHLSDITGGRAIITTGVGQHQMWAAQFYKFVEPNLFLTSGGLGAMGYEVPSAIGAQIGRPDKMVWSIAGDGGFQMTMCELATVVENRLPIKFAIINNRSLGMVRQWQQVFYQRSYVASCYECNPDFVKLAEAYGIRALRVTDRKQVRTAIEEACEHPGPVLVDFLVEQEENVYPFIPPGMSVKELIEDPRLRSPQAERML; from the coding sequence ATGAAGAAGAGCGGCGCCCAACTGGTGTGTGAAGCCCTCCTGCGCGAGGGGGTGGAGGTCGTCTTCGGCATCCCTGGGGGCGCCATTTTGCCCCTGTACCAGACTCTTCCTCAATACCCCCACCTCCGCCACATTTTGACCCGCCATGAGGAGGGCGCAGCCATGGCCGCCGACGGCTACGCCCGTGTGACTGGCAAAGTGGGCGTATGCTGGGCCACCTCGGGGCCGGGTGCGACCGACCTGATCACCGGCATCGCCAACGCCATGATGGACTCGGTGCCTGTGGTGGCCATCACTGGCCAGGTCTCCCGCAAGGCCATCGGCACCGATGCCTTTCAGGAGACTGATATCATTGGTATCTGCTTGCCCATCACAAAGCACTCCTATCAGGTATGGCGGGCAGCAGACCTCCCGCGCGTCGTCAAGGAGGCCTTTGTGATCGCCTCTACAGGACGCCCTGGCCCCGTGCTCATTGACATTCCCAAAGACGTGTTCACCGAGCAGGCCGAGGCTGAATTCCCGGAGACGGTGGAGATTCCCGGCCACCGCCCCGTCTTGGAGGGCCACCCCGCTCAATTGCGCCGCGCCGTGCGTCTCATTCAGGAGGCCCGTCGGCCCCTCATTCTGGCGGGGCACGGTGTGCTCATCTCCCGCGCCTGGGATGAACTGCGTGCCTTCGCAGAGAAGACGGGAATCCCGGTCATTACCACTCTGCTGGGTATCAGTGCATTCCCTGCAGACCATGTGCTGTATGTGGGGATGCCGGGGATGCATGGGGCTGCCTACGCCTCCCTGGCCATTGACGAAGCCGATTTGCTCATCGCCCTGGGCATGCGCTTTGATGACAGGGTAACGGGCAACCTTGAGGCCTTCGCTCGGGGGGCAAAGGTCATTCATGTGGACATAGATCCCGCCGAAATTGGCAAGAACCGCAAGGCGGACGTGCCCATTGTGGGTGATGTGCGCCACGTCTTGCGCCAACTGCTTCCCATAGTGCCCCACTCCTCCTACCCCCAGTGGCTGGCACGCATTGAGCAGTTGAAGCGGGAGCACCCCTTGCGGGTGCCCGACAGCAAGGGTCTGCTTCCCCAGGAAATTATTGAGCACCTATCGGACATCACGGGGGGACGGGCTATCATCACCACGGGGGTTGGCCAGCATCAGATGTGGGCTGCCCAGTTCTATAAGTTCGTGGAGCCCAACCTGTTCCTCACCTCGGGAGGGCTGGGGGCTATGGGCTATGAAGTGCCCTCGGCCATCGGGGCGCAAATTGGACGCCCCGACAAAATGGTCTGGTCCATCGCCGGGGATGGAGGGTTCCAGATGACTATGTGCGAACTGGCCACGGTGGTGGAGAACCGCCTCCCCATCAAGTTCGCCATTATTAACAACCGCTCCCTGGGCATGGTGCGCCAGTGGCAGCAGGTGTTCTATCAACGCTCCTATGTGGCGTCCTGCTACGAGTGCAACCCTGACTTCGTGAAGCTGGCCGAGGCGTACGGTATCCGCGCCTTGCGCGTAACAGATCGGAAGCAGGTGCGCACAGCGATTGAGGAGGCGTGCGAGCATCCCGGCCCCGTGCTGGTGGACTTCCTGGTGGAGCAGGAGGAAAACGTCTATCCCTTCATTCCCCCTGGGATGAGTGTGAAGGAACTGATAGAAGATCCCCGCCTGCGCTCTCCACAAGCCGAGCGTATGCTATGA
- a CDS encoding alcohol dehydrogenase catalytic domain-containing protein, which produces MRALVIFPARARWTPHLVEAPVPRPPRARQVQVQVEQVGVCPFDHSLLVRHEGLSPDPERWVVGHEMVGRVTAAGREVRTLKVGDWVIPTLRRSCGVCAPCAQGYPDECGTNLYAEPGLHRAHGWACQWTLDREEHLIVISPAIADIALLAEPLALAIKGAHYLTTVQRRTLPSCSHFEHRWDQPRWAGDKHLLVAGSSVLTLVTALYLRSLGAQVTLYPTQPLPQALTDLLTRAGITPWATHKQDNSAVEQLEPADALVDTSGDLSVVASLLGRIHFNGAVVLLLAPAPPGRRPHDTNFSILLLEAVRRNIALVPCYRMGRPHLELAVQWLQDAMRNPSTALPTLVDKPSPPGNFAALVRSPASWLKSRITWAESPSNPSAKV; this is translated from the coding sequence ATGCGTGCCCTGGTGATCTTCCCTGCGCGCGCCCGTTGGACACCCCACCTAGTGGAGGCGCCGGTGCCGCGCCCTCCCCGGGCGCGCCAAGTGCAGGTGCAGGTGGAGCAGGTAGGGGTGTGCCCTTTTGACCACTCCCTCCTCGTGCGCCACGAAGGCCTATCCCCCGACCCCGAGCGATGGGTGGTGGGCCACGAGATGGTGGGCCGAGTAACGGCCGCGGGGCGCGAGGTGCGCACCCTCAAGGTGGGCGACTGGGTCATCCCCACGCTGAGGCGCTCCTGTGGAGTGTGTGCCCCATGTGCTCAAGGATACCCTGACGAGTGTGGGACGAACCTCTATGCCGAGCCGGGCTTGCATCGGGCCCACGGCTGGGCTTGTCAGTGGACCCTCGACCGTGAGGAGCACCTCATCGTCATTAGCCCGGCTATCGCCGACATCGCCCTTCTGGCGGAACCCCTTGCCCTGGCCATTAAGGGTGCCCATTATCTTACCACCGTTCAGAGGCGCACCCTCCCCTCCTGCTCGCATTTTGAGCATCGCTGGGACCAGCCCCGATGGGCCGGCGACAAGCACCTGTTGGTGGCGGGCTCTTCTGTCCTCACCCTTGTTACAGCCCTTTATCTGCGCTCGCTCGGCGCACAGGTTACCCTTTACCCCACCCAGCCTTTGCCCCAGGCGCTTACGGACCTCCTCACTAGGGCAGGGATTACCCCATGGGCTACCCACAAGCAGGACAACTCAGCGGTGGAGCAGTTAGAACCAGCCGATGCCCTAGTGGACACCAGCGGCGACCTCTCTGTCGTGGCATCCCTGCTGGGCAGGATACACTTTAATGGGGCCGTTGTTCTCCTGCTGGCTCCGGCTCCCCCAGGGCGGCGTCCCCACGACACTAACTTCAGCATTTTGCTCCTTGAGGCTGTCCGCCGCAACATCGCCCTGGTGCCTTGCTATCGTATGGGGCGCCCCCACTTGGAACTGGCGGTGCAATGGCTACAGGATGCCATGCGTAACCCCTCCACCGCCTTGCCCACTCTGGTGGACAAGCCCAGCCCTCCAGGCAACTTCGCGGCCCTTGTCCGTTCCCCGGCGTCCTGGCTGAAAAGCCGCATTACCTGGGCAGAGTCCCCATCAAACCCTTCCGCCAAAGTATAG
- the ilvC gene encoding ketol-acid reductoisomerase: protein MARIYYEPDADLALLRGKTIGVLGFGSQGHAHALNARDNGQQVIVGLYPGSQSWRKAEEAGLKVYEVAQVAQKADILVMLIPDMAQPKVYKEAIAPHLRRGQTLMFAHGFNIHYKQIIPPPIVDVAMVAPKSPGHRMRDLFTRGLGVPGLVAVHQDASGQAKPVALAYAKAIGCTRAGVIETTFKEETETDLFGEQAVLCGGVSNLIKAGFETLVKAGYQPEVAYFECLHELKLIVDLIYQGGLSWMRYSVSDTAEFGDYTRGPRVIDQHVRQQMERILKEVQDGTFAREWIAENDEGRKRFLRMREEESAHPIEQVGKRLREMMPWLKQTM from the coding sequence ATGGCGCGCATATATTACGAACCCGACGCCGACCTGGCTCTGTTGCGAGGGAAGACTATTGGCGTGTTGGGCTTCGGCTCTCAGGGGCATGCCCATGCCCTCAACGCCCGGGACAACGGCCAGCAGGTCATCGTGGGCTTATATCCGGGCAGTCAATCCTGGCGCAAGGCAGAGGAGGCGGGGCTGAAGGTCTACGAAGTGGCCCAGGTGGCCCAGAAGGCCGACATCCTGGTCATGCTGATCCCTGATATGGCCCAGCCGAAAGTCTACAAGGAGGCCATCGCCCCCCACCTGCGCCGAGGCCAGACCCTGATGTTCGCCCACGGTTTCAACATCCACTATAAGCAAATCATCCCGCCCCCCATTGTGGATGTGGCTATGGTGGCTCCGAAATCCCCGGGGCATCGCATGCGCGACCTGTTCACCCGGGGTTTGGGGGTGCCGGGGCTGGTGGCGGTGCACCAGGATGCCTCGGGGCAGGCCAAGCCCGTCGCTTTGGCCTACGCCAAAGCCATCGGGTGCACACGCGCCGGCGTCATCGAGACCACCTTTAAAGAGGAGACGGAAACCGACCTGTTCGGGGAGCAGGCTGTGCTGTGTGGAGGGGTGAGCAACCTTATCAAGGCGGGGTTCGAGACCCTGGTGAAGGCGGGCTATCAGCCCGAGGTGGCCTACTTCGAGTGTCTGCACGAGTTGAAACTGATCGTGGACTTGATTTACCAAGGTGGTCTCTCCTGGATGCGCTATTCGGTATCCGACACGGCCGAGTTCGGGGACTATACCCGCGGCCCCCGGGTGATTGACCAGCACGTGCGCCAGCAGATGGAGCGCATCTTGAAGGAGGTGCAGGACGGCACCTTCGCTCGGGAGTGGATCGCCGAGAACGACGAGGGACGCAAACGCTTCCTGCGCATGCGGGAGGAGGAAAGCGCCCACCCCATTGAGCAGGTGGGCAAGCGCTTGCGGGAGATGATGCCCTGGCTGAAGCAGACGATGTAA